Part of the Leptolyngbya sp. BL0902 genome, CCGCCGCCTGGGGCACCGTGGGCACCACCAGCCAGTCGCTGGGAGGGGTGCTCTGGGGCAGTCGTCCACTGGGCAAGAGCGCCTGGTGCAGCATGTCAATGTCAAACACAAAGCCAATGCCGGGGAAGCCTGCACCTTCGGGGCTAAACACCTCCAGCAGGTGGTCGTAGCGGCCCCCGCGCCCTAGCACCTGACAACCCAGTTCCGGCGGACTCACCACCTCAAACACCAGACCCGTGTAGTAGTCAAAGGTTTGAATCAGGCTGAGGTCGAGGATGAGCGCAGGTCGATCCAAGGCTTCTCCCTGGGAGGAGGGCACCTCGCGCAGCAGCGCCACCAAGGACTTGAGCCGCTGAAGGGACGCCTGCCCCTCCGGCCCTAGGTCTAGGGTGCCCAGGGCTTGCAGAATATCCTCAGGCTCCCCTCGCAGGTCTAGCAGGTAGAGCGCCTGTTCCCGCTGCTGGGGCGATAGATCAAGGGTTTCTAGGGTAACGCGATCTAGATGGGCTAGGGACTGGCGTACCGCCCTCCGCACCGCCGCTGGAAATGGCTCCAGCAAGGCACGGGTGAGCTGAGCATCCCCCAACAGCAAGCTCCAGCCCCGCAGGTTGAGGCTGGCCAGTCCGTCGGTGAGCAGCAGCAGCATTTCGGCATCGGCTAGGGGATCCCCAGCCCCCAGCAACTCTACCCCCGCCTGGAAAAATTCCTGCTGACTGCCCCGGTGCCCCTGGTCGGCCTGCCGGAAGACGTTGGCGTTGTAGTACAGCCGCTGGGGGTAGGTCACACGGCTAAGCCGACTCACCGCCGCCCGCGCAATGGAGGCCGTCAGTTCTGGCCGCAGACCCAGGCGTGGCCCAGCGGCCTGGTGTAGCTCAATCACGGCCTCCTGGTCAATGGCACCCCCGGCCATCAGCGTATCCAGCCGCTCGATGGTTGGTGTAATGATGCGGTGGTAGCCCCAGCGCTGAAAGACTTGTTCAAGGCGATCCTCAATCCAGCGTTTTTGGGCCACATCTAGGGGCAATAAATCCCGCGCTCCGGTTGGCGGCTGATAAACCATTATTTTTTCTTCCCTCCAAATAATCCACCAAAGAAGCCCCCCCCCTTGTCTTCGGGCTTGCCCTTAGCGGGGGAGGCCCCCTTGGCCGGGGGCTGGCTCCCTCTGGCCGGAGGTTTTCCAGGGGGGGCCTTGGCTGCACTGGTTTGGCCTCTTTCCAGCTTGGTCTGAATGGCCTGGGCGATCTCATCTTCAGGGGCCAAATCCAGCGCCCGCTTGGCATGAACCTTGGCCATGGTGGCTTGCCCCGCCTTGAGGTAGAGGCTGGCCAAATAACTGTGGCACTTGGCGCTGTTGGGATAGGCTTTTAGGGCCTCCCGCATTTCTAAGACCGCCCGACTATAGTCAT contains:
- a CDS encoding ATP phosphoribosyltransferase regulatory subunit; protein product: MVYQPPTGARDLLPLDVAQKRWIEDRLEQVFQRWGYHRIITPTIERLDTLMAGGAIDQEAVIELHQAAGPRLGLRPELTASIARAAVSRLSRVTYPQRLYYNANVFRQADQGHRGSQQEFFQAGVELLGAGDPLADAEMLLLLTDGLASLNLRGWSLLLGDAQLTRALLEPFPAAVRRAVRQSLAHLDRVTLETLDLSPQQREQALYLLDLRGEPEDILQALGTLDLGPEGQASLQRLKSLVALLREVPSSQGEALDRPALILDLSLIQTFDYYTGLVFEVVSPPELGCQVLGRGGRYDHLLEVFSPEGAGFPGIGFVFDIDMLHQALLPSGRLPQSTPPSDWLVVPTVPQAAVAAFTYAQTLRGSANLVRAEVHLAEVPSQDALRAVARHRHIQHIAWIDANGLPQIETLH